One Cydia amplana chromosome 18, ilCydAmpl1.1, whole genome shotgun sequence DNA segment encodes these proteins:
- the LOC134656426 gene encoding ubiquitin-conjugating enzyme E2 Q2, producing the protein MACLNTLKLEIKTLEQVFPKNHERFQIMSASVDELTCRFVGRNGKKYEIHANITETYPSTPPVWFADSEDLIVTNAVQILSNTQGRDNHVISQVGILLRELCKLHGVPEPPDLDSLTLPMHPFPQQRLPSVTSNGAESGTEEDEEMAAEEDDSEGEDDLPLEMVEDAGRSNKDDMETEHLATLERLRQNQRQDYLSGSVSGSLQATDRLMKELRDIYRSHSFKSNMYSIELVNDSLYEWNIRLRSVDPDSPLHNDLLLLKEKEGKDSILLNIMFKETYPFEPPFVRVVYPIISGGYVLVGGAICMELLTKQGWSSAYTVEAVIMQIAATLVKGKARIQFGATKVVSQTQYSLARAQQSFKCLVQIHEKNGWFTPPKEDG; encoded by the exons ATGGCTTGCTTGAACACACTTAAGTTAGAAATCAAAACATTAGAACAAGTGTTTCCAAAGAACCATGAGCGGTTTCAGATAATGTCAGCTAGTGTCGACGAACTGACCTGCAGATTCGTTGGCAGAAATGGAAAGAAATATGAGATACACGCTAACATTACA GAGACATACCCCAGTACACCACCAGTGTGGTTCGCAGACAGTGAAGATCTCATTGTGACAAATGCAGTGCAGATCCTCAGCAACACACAAGGAAGAGACAATCATGTCATAAGTCAG GTTGGTATATTGTTAAGAGAGCTATGCAAGTTACACGGCGTACCGGAGCCTCCAGATCTGGACTCCCTCACTTTACCTATGCACCCTTTCCCCCAGCAGAG gTTGCCGAGTGTGACGTCCAATGGGGCCGAATCAGGCACAGAGGAAGACGAGGAGATGGCAGCAGAAGAGGACGATTCAGAAGGTGAAGATGACTTGCCTCTAGAGATGGTAGAGGATGCGGGACGAAGCAACAAA gatGATATGGAAACAGAACACTTAGCGACACTAGAGAGACTCCGACAGAACCAACGGCAAGACTATTTGTCCGGCAGTGTCTCGGGCAGCCTACAAGCCACAGACCGCCTCATGAAGGAGCTGCGGGACATATATCGCTCACATTCCTTCAAGAGCAATATGTATTCCATTG AGCTCGTGAACGACTCCCTGTACGAGTGGAACATCCGGCTGCGCTCCGTGGACCCGGACAGCCCGCTGCACAACGACCTGCTGCTGCTGAAGGAGAAGGAAGGCAAGGACTCCATCCTGCTCAACATCATGTTCAAGGAGACGTACCCCTTCGAGCCGCCGTTCGTGCGGGTCGTCTATCCCATTATATCAG GAGGCTACGTGCTGGTGGGTGGCGCGATATGCATGGAGCTGCTCACGAAGCAGGGCTGGTCGTCCGCGTACACGGTCGAGGCGGTCATCATGCAGATCGCCGCCACGCTGGTGAAAGGCAAGGCGCGCATACAGTTCGGCGCCACCAAGGTCGTCTCGCAGACGCAGTACTCGCTGGCGCGCGCGCAGCAGAGCTTCAAGTGCCTAGTGCAGATACACGAGAAGAACG GCTGGTTCACACCACCCAAGGAGGATGGCTAA
- the LOC134656649 gene encoding glutathione S-transferase 1-like: MRTVLYHSKSSPPSRAVKMVAGILNVELEERYLNPVARDQDTPELIEKNPMRSIPLLDEGDYWIADSHAIIVYLFEKYAKPEHQHLYPSDIRKRATINQRMYFECGILFPRLRSVMAPTFWGKLTELSKPMKSNIEDAYRTLEAYLSRTLYVADDVLTLADISIVTTVSTMDGIHPVDVKRYPKLKQWLQSMSQKDFCQKYNEPGREELVAVLVTMMGNNKHNQRAKL, translated from the exons ATGCGGACAGTCTTGTACCATTCGAAGAGCAGCCCACCGTCACGGGCCGTCAAGATGGTTGCCGGCATCTTGAATGTAGAATTGGAGGAAAGATATCTCAACCCGGTGGCGAGGGACCAGGACACGCCAGAGTTAATAGAG AAGAATCCTATGAGATCCATACCGCTGCTCGACGAAGGAGACTATTGGATAGCcgacag TCACGCTATAATTGTGTATCTTTTTGAAAAATACGCAAAACCTGAGCACCAGCATCTGTACCCCTCTGACATTCGAAAACGCGCCACAATCAACCAGCGAATGTACTTCGAATGTGGTATATTGTTTCCCAGACTTCGATCTGTAATG GCCCCAACATTCTGGGGCAAGCTGACAGAGCTTTCGAAGCCCATGAAGTCTAACATAGAGGACGCGTACCGCACGCTAGAAGCCTACTTGTCTCGCACCCTGTACGTGGCCGATGACGTACTCACTTTGGCAGATATAAGCATCGTTACCACGGTGTCGACGATGGACGGCATCCACCCTGTCGATGTCAAAAG ATACCCAAAGTTAAAGCAGTGGTTGCAGTCGATGTCCCAGAAGGATTTCTGTCAGAAATACAACGAGCCGGGAAGGGAGGAGCTGGTGGCCGTGCTTGTTACTATGATGGGGAACAACAAGCATAATCAGCGAGCTAaactttaa
- the LOC134656380 gene encoding protein kish-A: protein MSAIFNFQSLLSVILLLICTCAYLRSFFPSIMDRNKTGLLGTFWKCARIGERKSPYIAVCCLVMAFSILFLT from the exons ATG AGTGCGATATTTAATTTTCAAAGTTTATTATCTGTTATATTACTTCTAATATGCACATGTGCATACTTGAGATCGTTCTTCCCTAGTATTATGGACCGCAATAAAACTGG GTTACTTGGAACATTTTGGAAGTGTGCTAGAATTGGGGAACGCAAATCACCTTACATAGCAGTTTGTTGCTTAGTTATGGCATTTTCAATACTCTTTCTAACCTAA